The Flexivirga oryzae genome has a segment encoding these proteins:
- a CDS encoding Cof-type HAD-IIB family hydrolase, translating into MPPKLVASDLDGTLLRPDATVSPRTAAAWSRLADLDIESVVVTARPPRWLHALEAVVGRHGTAICANGAFVYDVPSHTVKQAHAIPRDLLLEIAAELRDRFPGVGFLVELATGVHVEPDYPGIDLEWTPNDASDWFPEGTVRAPLDRLDPDAVVGKLLARRGPVDDEPFVRAVARVLGDRATVVQSHHGGPAEIAAAGVTKASGLQRWCDTLDIDAADVWAFGDMPNDLPMLRWAGTSYAMANGHPEVLAAADHVCASNADDGVAQILETL; encoded by the coding sequence ATCCCGCCCAAGCTCGTCGCCAGCGACCTCGACGGCACCCTGCTGCGCCCCGACGCGACGGTCTCGCCGCGCACCGCGGCGGCCTGGTCCCGGCTGGCCGACCTCGACATCGAGTCGGTCGTCGTGACGGCCCGGCCGCCGCGGTGGCTGCACGCGCTGGAGGCGGTGGTCGGCCGGCACGGGACGGCGATCTGCGCCAACGGCGCCTTCGTGTATGACGTGCCGTCGCACACCGTCAAGCAGGCGCACGCGATCCCGCGCGACCTGCTGCTCGAGATCGCCGCGGAACTGCGCGACCGCTTCCCCGGTGTCGGCTTCCTGGTCGAGCTCGCGACCGGGGTGCACGTCGAACCCGACTACCCGGGTATCGACCTGGAGTGGACCCCGAACGACGCGTCCGACTGGTTCCCCGAGGGCACCGTGCGTGCGCCGCTGGACCGGCTGGACCCCGACGCGGTCGTCGGCAAGCTGCTCGCCCGGCGTGGCCCGGTCGACGACGAACCCTTCGTCCGGGCGGTGGCCCGGGTCCTCGGCGACCGGGCGACCGTCGTCCAGTCACACCACGGCGGGCCCGCCGAGATCGCCGCCGCCGGGGTCACCAAGGCCAGCGGGCTGCAGCGCTGGTGCGACACCCTCGACATCGACGCGGCCGACGTCTGGGCGTTCGGGGACATGCCGAACGACCTGCCGATGTTGCGCTGGGCCGGCACGTCATACGCGATGGCGAACGGTCACCCCGAGGTGCTCGCCGCGGCCGACCACGTGTGCGCGAGCAACGCCGACGACGGGGTCGCGCAGATCCTGGAAACCCTGTAG
- a CDS encoding type II toxin-antitoxin system death-on-curing family toxin, whose product MAITFLTTEDVLTIVAALGTGPVRDIGLIESAVARPRTTLFGVDVYPTVPLKAAALLHSLVRNRALVDGNKRTGWLSFTVFLDLFGLAVVMEHAAAYDLVLDVAEDKPSLDEIVRACGLG is encoded by the coding sequence ATGGCGATCACCTTCCTCACGACGGAGGATGTGCTGACCATCGTGGCCGCGCTCGGTACAGGACCGGTCCGCGACATCGGCCTGATCGAGTCGGCCGTCGCTCGCCCGCGCACGACGCTCTTCGGCGTCGATGTCTATCCGACCGTCCCACTCAAGGCCGCTGCGCTGCTGCATTCGCTGGTCCGCAACCGAGCGCTCGTCGATGGCAACAAGCGCACCGGCTGGCTGTCGTTCACGGTGTTCCTCGATCTGTTCGGACTCGCGGTCGTCATGGAGCACGCCGCGGCATACGACCTCGTCCTGGACGTCGCGGAGGACAAGCCGAGCCTCGACGAGATCGTGAGGGCCTGCGGACTCGGCTGA
- a CDS encoding ribbon-helix-helix protein, CopG family, with product MSFTLRTDAELDRALRELSEREGVSRQEIARRAILERQRASDHARRLGDSIDRAMSEWGDVLERLKHT from the coding sequence ATGTCGTTCACGTTGCGCACCGACGCCGAGCTCGACCGGGCCCTGCGTGAGCTCAGCGAGCGGGAGGGTGTCTCGCGCCAGGAGATCGCTCGTCGAGCCATCCTGGAGCGGCAGCGCGCCAGCGACCACGCCCGGCGGCTCGGTGACTCGATCGACCGCGCGATGAGCGAGTGGGGCGACGTGCTGGAGCGTTTGAAGCACACCTGA
- a CDS encoding sugar transferase: protein MTLTSGRYAVDKLVAAVALVLASPVFLVMAVAARRRSPGRVLRSQLRIGVDGRIFRMLGFRNTQRDGVLDALPRLLNVLRGDMSLVGPRAPRPEELARQLRVRPGMLTTR, encoded by the coding sequence ATGACGCTGACGTCCGGCCGGTACGCCGTCGACAAGCTTGTCGCCGCGGTAGCCCTGGTGCTCGCGTCGCCGGTGTTCCTCGTGATGGCGGTTGCCGCCCGGCGGCGTTCTCCCGGCCGTGTCCTGCGATCCCAGCTCCGGATCGGGGTCGACGGCCGGATCTTCCGGATGCTGGGTTTCCGGAACACGCAGCGCGACGGCGTGCTCGACGCCCTGCCGCGGCTGCTCAACGTGTTGCGCGGCGACATGTCGCTCGTCGGCCCGCGCGCGCCGCGCCCCGAGGAGCTTGCCCGCCAGCTGCGGGTGCGGCCGGGAATGCTCACCACGCGCTGA
- a CDS encoding sigma-70 family RNA polymerase sigma factor — MNALTETDDRELLALVRDGDPQAMAELWSRHYPATLAAARRISRQPKDAEEFASDAFSGMLQALSNNSGPSASVRGYLLTAVRNQATNRARRSSAGDVLTDEVTDFEDSERAPLDPVAHHAELGLVREAFATLPPRWQMVLWRTAVDQEKNTVVAAELGRSPNAVAALARRARLGFRVAYIRAHASTHGVAPECAPYVPRLVELLPNAETVAAQDVRDHVDDCPKCERRLADLLVVDRDLGGILLPAVLALGPGIAWATAAGHATHVAGGAFWLKWVRGAGQGRKLATIGTAAAVTVAGTCSAYALTRNGPGATHAAVTHSATSSVQRSVPSAASSAAGTQSASGGATAHRSSAAHRSSSSSATRSLPTSTSGLSSSPFVLAPGSASARSTTSHSRRATSTAAPTSTTTARPTSTAPASPRPSSTHPPTSTHSPTSTHTATPTSTATGKPTSTSSPPTSPTSHPTTPTTSPTTTPTSSPTPPPTCLPIPLPICIIPPWP, encoded by the coding sequence ATGAACGCTCTGACCGAGACCGACGACCGGGAGCTGCTCGCGTTGGTGCGGGACGGCGACCCGCAGGCGATGGCGGAGCTGTGGTCCCGGCACTACCCGGCGACGCTCGCCGCCGCGCGCCGGATCAGCCGGCAGCCCAAGGACGCCGAGGAGTTCGCGTCCGATGCCTTCTCGGGCATGTTGCAGGCCCTCAGCAACAACTCCGGCCCGTCCGCCTCCGTGCGCGGCTATCTGCTGACCGCTGTTCGCAACCAGGCCACCAACCGCGCACGCCGCTCGTCGGCGGGTGACGTGCTCACCGACGAGGTCACCGACTTCGAGGACTCCGAACGTGCCCCGCTGGACCCGGTGGCGCACCACGCCGAGCTCGGGTTGGTCCGGGAGGCGTTCGCCACGCTGCCCCCTCGGTGGCAGATGGTGTTGTGGCGCACCGCGGTCGACCAGGAGAAGAACACCGTCGTCGCGGCCGAGCTCGGCCGGTCGCCGAACGCCGTCGCGGCGCTGGCCCGGCGGGCCCGGCTGGGTTTCCGCGTCGCCTACATCCGCGCACACGCCTCGACACACGGCGTGGCCCCGGAGTGCGCGCCGTACGTGCCGCGCCTGGTCGAGCTGCTCCCGAATGCCGAGACCGTCGCGGCGCAGGACGTGCGGGACCACGTCGACGACTGCCCGAAGTGCGAGCGCAGGCTGGCCGATCTGCTGGTCGTCGATCGCGATCTGGGCGGCATCCTGCTGCCCGCGGTGCTGGCTCTCGGGCCGGGTATCGCCTGGGCGACCGCTGCCGGACACGCCACACACGTGGCCGGCGGGGCGTTCTGGCTGAAGTGGGTGCGCGGCGCCGGTCAGGGCCGCAAGCTGGCGACCATCGGCACCGCGGCCGCGGTCACCGTCGCCGGCACCTGCTCGGCATACGCCCTCACCCGCAACGGTCCCGGTGCGACGCACGCCGCCGTCACGCACTCGGCCACCTCCAGCGTGCAACGGTCGGTGCCGTCAGCGGCGTCCTCCGCGGCGGGCACGCAGAGCGCGTCGGGCGGCGCCACCGCTCACCGATCCAGTGCCGCTCACCGGTCGTCGAGCAGTTCGGCCACCCGGTCCCTGCCGACGAGTACCTCCGGCTTGTCCTCGTCCCCGTTCGTCCTCGCTCCCGGATCGGCCTCCGCCAGGTCCACCACGTCGCACTCACGGCGTGCCACCTCCACGGCCGCCCCCACCTCGACCACCACGGCCAGGCCGACCTCGACGGCACCCGCATCGCCGCGCCCCTCGTCGACGCACCCCCCGACCTCCACGCATTCGCCGACCTCGACGCACACGGCCACCCCGACCTCGACGGCGACCGGGAAGCCCACGTCGACGTCGAGCCCGCCGACGTCGCCCACCTCCCACCCGACCACCCCGACGACGAGCCCGACGACGACGCCGACGTCCAGCCCGACGCCGCCGCCCACCTGCCTGCCGATACCGCTGCCGATCTGCATCATCCCGCCCTGGCCCTGA